From Armatimonadota bacterium, a single genomic window includes:
- a CDS encoding DUF4838 domain-containing protein yields the protein MNFPTLVAAVLLGPVLLSGGPSVAAGWHNSLAPRGQHSSPLTLARDGETDYVIVIPAQPTSQDNKAAEDLARWLGEMTGAEFRIVPDSAPAIATEISVGRTNRLAKAEVPQAAAGLGDEGYAIGAHGARLFLLGGRLRGPIYAVYALLEEDLGCRWYAGESSRLPHRRTLRLRPVPRAYTPPLLIRDPFYFAAFNPTWSLRNRTNAPRAPVPEEWGGHVDYDGLFVHTFNQLVPPDQYFKNHPEYFALVDGQRTLEQLCLTNPEVVKIATANVLRVLEEHPNTEIVEVSANDNDSHCTCPACARIDAENGSPAGSLITFVNQVAAAVEKAHPGVWVSTL from the coding sequence ATGAACTTTCCAACCCTGGTAGCGGCAGTCCTGCTGGGGCCCGTGCTGCTGAGCGGGGGCCCTAGCGTGGCGGCCGGCTGGCACAACTCGCTGGCGCCCCGGGGGCAGCACAGCTCCCCCTTGACCCTGGCCCGAGACGGCGAAACGGACTATGTCATAGTGATCCCGGCGCAGCCGACCTCGCAGGATAACAAAGCCGCCGAGGATCTTGCGCGGTGGCTGGGCGAGATGACCGGCGCCGAGTTCCGCATCGTCCCCGACAGCGCGCCCGCGATCGCGACCGAGATCAGCGTCGGACGGACCAACCGGCTCGCCAAGGCCGAAGTGCCCCAGGCAGCGGCCGGTCTGGGTGACGAGGGATACGCGATCGGCGCGCACGGCGCCAGGCTCTTTCTGTTGGGCGGGCGCCTGCGCGGGCCCATCTACGCGGTCTATGCGCTGCTGGAGGAGGACCTGGGCTGCCGCTGGTATGCGGGCGAAAGCAGCCGCCTCCCGCATCGCCGCACGCTGCGCTTGCGGCCGGTGCCGCGCGCCTACACGCCGCCGCTGCTGATTCGCGATCCTTTCTACTTCGCCGCCTTCAACCCCACCTGGTCGCTGCGCAATCGCACCAATGCGCCTCGGGCGCCGGTGCCCGAGGAATGGGGCGGCCATGTTGACTATGACGGCCTCTTCGTCCATACCTTCAACCAGCTTGTCCCCCCCGACCAGTACTTCAAGAACCACCCCGAGTACTTCGCCCTGGTTGACGGCCAGCGCACCCTGGAGCAGTTGTGCCTGACCAATCCCGAGGTGGTGAAGATCGCCACTGCCAATGTGCTGCGCGTGCTCGAGGAGCATCCGAATACCGAGATCGTCGAGGTCTCCGCCAATGACAACGACTCGCACTGCACCTGCCCCGCGTGCGCGAGGATTGACGCGGAGAACGGCAGCCCCGCCGGGTCGTTGATTACCTTCGTCAACCAGGTCGCCGCGGCGGTGGAAAAGGCGCATCCCGGGGTGTGGGTTTCGACCCT